One part of the Vicia villosa cultivar HV-30 ecotype Madison, WI linkage group LG6, Vvil1.0, whole genome shotgun sequence genome encodes these proteins:
- the LOC131613921 gene encoding F-box/kelch-repeat protein At3g23880-like — MATQPPKLPCCRRKFNPSPPPILPNELITDILSRLTVKYLMQMKCVSKSWNILISDPIFINIHLNRSELNPQFSLIYSHNNDHSFVPFPVSLLWENGSINIPQDPSYQLNNKNCNEIVGSCNGLVCLAGYSLNEITRCKNIWLRFWNPATRAISDKLGYFFYYDKYRFESCEFTFGYDNSTETYKVMALRSGLDRTLSKTDVKVFSLGDNVWRTIQGFSAIPLQLYFSHEYDGVHLGCTINWMAFQKVFDRDDTTEEFVIVSLDLSTETFTRLMPPENYNNDGDHIFPNICVLMDSLCFSYDKETEFFIWRMTKFGDEKSWSQFLKFRYHNVGIDFELGHPHIKLTPFHLSEDGDTLLLANHAQDSAILYNCRNNIAKKTRIIDKICWFSIRDYVESLVPTC; from the coding sequence ATGGCTACCCAACCGCCGAAGTTACCGTGTTGCCGCCGTAAATTCAATCCATCACCGCCACCAATTCTTCCCAATGAGCTTATCACCGATATTCTCTCTCGGCTTACTGTCAAATATCTGATGCAGATGAAATGTGTGAGTAAGTCATGGAATATTCTTATATCTGATCCTatattcatcaatattcatcttaATCGATCAGAACTAAATCCAcaattctcactaatatattcaCACAACAATGATCACAGTTTTGTACCCTTCCCGGTTAGTCTATTATGGGAAAACGGTAGTATCAATATTCCTCAAGATCCTTCTTACCAATTGAACAACAAGAACTGTAATGAGATTGTTGGTTCCTGCAATGGATTAGTATGCTTGGCCGGTTATTCTCTCAATGAGATTACTAGGTGTAAAAATATTTGGCTTAGGTTCTGGAACCCTGCTACTAGAGCAATATCCGATAAATTAGGCTATTTTTTCTATTATGATAAATATAGATTTGAATCTTGTGAATTCACGTTTGGTTATGATAATTCAACTGAAACTTATAAAGTCATGGCGTTACGTTCAGGTTTGGATCGTACTCTATCAAAAACTGATGTGAAAGTATTCAGTTTAGGTGACAATGTTTGGAGAACTATTCAAGGTTTTTCGGCTATTCCTCTTCAATTGTACTTTAGTCATGAGTATGATGGTGTACATTTGGGTTGCACTATTAACTGGATGGCATTTCAGAAAGTGTTTGATAGAGATGATACTACTGAGGAATTTGTAATAGTTTCGCTTGATTTGAGCACAGAGACATTCACAAGGTTGATGCCTCCTGAAAATTATAACAATGATGGGGATCATATATTTCCAAATATTTGTGTGTTGATGGATTCCCTTTGTTTTTCTTATGATAAAGAAACTGAATTTTTCATATGGCGGATGACGAAATTTGGAGATGAAAAATCTTGGTCTCAATTCCTTAAATTTAGATATCACAATGTTGGAATAGATTTTGAACTTGGTCACCCACATATTAAATTAACGCCTTTTCATCTTTCTGAAGATGGTGACACACTATTATTAGCAAACCACGCACAAGACAGCGCAATTCTATATAACTGTAGAAATAACATAGCAAAGAAAACTAGAATCATCGATAAGATATGTTGGTTCTCTATCCGGGATTATGTCGAAAGTTTGGTTCCAACATGTTGA